A portion of the uncultured Draconibacterium sp. genome contains these proteins:
- a CDS encoding glycoside hydrolase family 78 protein — MKQLVSSFRSLFFVFIFSAISLTIMAKTEVDNLVCEYHTNPVGIDVLQPRLSWQLISDAQDVKQTAYEIRVAATASDLSKKAKQIWNSGKIESDQSVNVEYGGPSPESMQRVYWQVRVWDNTGNASKWSEAAYWEMGILESELWKASWITLPNEPESEDSKPAQYYRNEFSTSKNIISARAYVTSHGLYQLFLNGDKVGDQLFTPGWTSYNKRLQYQTYDVTEMLQKENAVGVVLGDGWYRGNIGWVSANGYYGNELALLFQLKIDYTDGSSEWIVSDKNWKVNNGPIRKSDIYNGETYDARLELTGWTSTGYNADGWNTAEEVDASKDVLIAPQGVSVKAVEEIKPIEFITTPKGEMVYDMGQNMVGWIRIKMKGKAGQKVQLKFAEVLDKEGNFYTANLRAAECTDTYIFGEDGEAVYEPKFTFHGFRYLQLIGFDEVPSMEDITGVVIYSDMEPTGTFACNNEMINQLQHNIQWGQKGNFLDVPTDCPQRDERLGWTGDAQVFSMTAGYNFNVAPFYTKWMKDVEADQLENGVIPHVIPDVLNGQGGATGWADVVAVIPWSVYKIYGDTRILEESYPAITKWVGYMNERAGDDYLWTGDNHYGDWLAYATTSSDYPGATTEKDLLATAYFYYTTTLTAKIAKILGKPQDAEKYKQLAANIKTAFNDEFVTPNGRLVSHTQTAYVIALTFGILPDSMVDAAADYLAKDVEKFKHLTTGFLGTPILCPTLSAIGRDDLAFMLLNRKEYPSWLYPVTQGATTIWERWDGQKPDGSFQDVGMNSFNHYAYGAIGEWLYNHVAGIQVDENNPGYKKFILAPNPGGGLNKVDATFNSVYGPIKSDWNIIDGQMTYKIEVPANTSAEVVLPKANVTNIRMDDQLKSDAKQSGNDVTVSVGSGTYTFGYPMAE, encoded by the coding sequence ATGAAGCAGTTAGTTTCTTCTTTCAGATCATTATTTTTTGTGTTTATTTTCTCGGCAATATCTTTAACGATAATGGCAAAAACCGAAGTTGATAACCTGGTTTGCGAATACCATACCAACCCGGTGGGTATTGATGTGTTGCAACCGCGTTTAAGTTGGCAGTTAATATCGGATGCACAGGATGTAAAACAAACGGCATACGAAATAAGAGTGGCCGCAACAGCATCGGATTTGTCGAAAAAAGCCAAACAAATTTGGAACTCTGGCAAGATTGAATCCGATCAATCGGTGAATGTTGAATATGGTGGCCCTTCACCTGAATCGATGCAGCGCGTTTATTGGCAGGTGCGAGTGTGGGATAACACTGGAAATGCCAGCAAGTGGAGCGAAGCGGCTTACTGGGAGATGGGAATTTTAGAGTCGGAGTTATGGAAAGCTTCGTGGATTACGTTGCCAAATGAGCCGGAATCAGAAGACTCGAAACCGGCGCAGTACTATCGAAATGAATTTTCAACTTCAAAAAACATAATATCGGCGCGAGCTTATGTTACATCGCACGGATTGTATCAACTGTTTTTAAATGGCGATAAAGTGGGCGACCAGTTGTTTACTCCGGGCTGGACGAGTTACAATAAACGTTTGCAATACCAGACCTACGACGTTACTGAAATGCTACAAAAAGAAAATGCCGTTGGCGTTGTTTTAGGCGATGGCTGGTACCGCGGAAATATTGGTTGGGTAAGTGCCAATGGATATTACGGAAATGAGTTGGCGCTGTTGTTCCAGCTGAAAATTGATTATACCGACGGAAGCAGCGAATGGATTGTAAGCGATAAAAACTGGAAGGTAAATAATGGACCGATCCGCAAATCGGATATTTACAATGGAGAGACTTACGATGCGCGTTTGGAACTGACTGGTTGGACAAGTACCGGATATAATGCCGACGGTTGGAATACTGCCGAAGAAGTTGACGCGTCAAAAGATGTGTTAATTGCTCCGCAGGGTGTTTCGGTAAAAGCTGTTGAAGAAATCAAACCAATTGAGTTTATTACTACGCCAAAAGGTGAAATGGTTTACGATATGGGCCAGAATATGGTTGGTTGGATTCGTATTAAAATGAAAGGAAAAGCGGGGCAGAAAGTGCAGTTGAAATTTGCGGAAGTGCTCGATAAAGAGGGCAATTTTTATACAGCCAATTTACGGGCTGCAGAATGTACCGACACTTATATTTTCGGGGAAGATGGCGAGGCTGTTTACGAACCAAAATTTACCTTTCACGGATTCCGTTATCTGCAGCTGATCGGTTTCGATGAGGTGCCGTCGATGGAAGATATTACCGGTGTGGTTATTTATTCTGATATGGAACCAACGGGTACTTTTGCCTGTAACAATGAAATGATCAATCAGCTGCAGCATAATATTCAGTGGGGGCAAAAAGGAAATTTCCTGGATGTGCCTACCGATTGCCCGCAGCGTGATGAGCGTTTGGGATGGACAGGCGATGCGCAGGTGTTTAGCATGACTGCCGGATATAATTTTAATGTGGCTCCTTTTTACACCAAATGGATGAAAGATGTGGAAGCTGATCAGTTGGAAAACGGCGTTATTCCTCACGTTATTCCTGACGTTTTGAACGGACAAGGTGGTGCTACAGGCTGGGCCGATGTGGTGGCTGTAATTCCGTGGTCGGTGTATAAAATTTATGGCGATACCCGCATTCTGGAAGAAAGTTATCCGGCTATTACGAAATGGGTGGGGTATATGAACGAACGCGCCGGCGACGATTACCTGTGGACAGGAGATAACCATTATGGCGACTGGCTGGCATATGCCACAACAAGTTCGGATTACCCTGGTGCTACCACTGAAAAAGACCTGCTGGCAACGGCTTACTTTTATTACACGACTACATTAACAGCAAAAATTGCAAAGATTCTGGGTAAACCACAAGATGCTGAAAAATACAAGCAATTGGCGGCGAACATCAAAACAGCTTTTAACGATGAGTTTGTAACACCAAACGGACGCCTGGTTTCGCACACACAAACGGCTTATGTTATCGCACTTACATTCGGAATTTTACCCGACAGTATGGTTGATGCAGCTGCCGATTACCTGGCAAAAGACGTGGAGAAATTCAAACACCTGACCACCGGCTTTTTGGGAACACCAATTTTATGTCCCACACTTTCGGCAATTGGCCGCGACGACCTGGCTTTTATGCTGCTGAACCGCAAAGAATACCCATCGTGGTTGTATCCGGTTACACAGGGCGCTACCACAATTTGGGAGCGCTGGGACGGCCAGAAACCCGACGGATCGTTTCAGGATGTGGGGATGAACAGCTTTAACCATTATGCTTATGGCGCTATTGGAGAGTGGCTGTATAACCATGTTGCCGGAATTCAAGTGGATGAAAATAATCCCGGTTACAAGAAGTTCATTCTGGCACCAAATCCGGGTGGAGGTTTAAACAAGGTTGATGCAACGTTTAATTCGGTATATGGACCGATTAAATCGGATTGGAATATCATCGACGGACAAATGACTTACAAGATAGAAGTTCCTGCAAATACTTCTGCCGAGGTGGTGTTGCCAAAAGCCAACGTAACCAATATCAGGATGGATGACCAATTAAAATCAGACGCTAAACAAAGCGGAAACGATGTAACTGTTTCAGTAGGGTCGGGGACTTATACTTTTGGTTATCCGATGGCGGAATAG
- a CDS encoding transcriptional repressor — protein MKPIDILNNHKLKRTSCREGIIEIVMEANQALSENEIRERLAGNYDRTTFYRSFKTLVEHHIIHKIVVDNQVVKYALDKQETHKSSHAHFYCNTCNTVKCLDNIPVQHYTLPVGYAGEETEVLIKGTCSVCKEQA, from the coding sequence ATGAAGCCAATTGATATATTAAATAATCATAAGCTCAAACGAACCAGTTGCCGTGAGGGGATAATTGAGATTGTTATGGAAGCCAATCAGGCATTATCTGAAAATGAAATCAGGGAACGCCTGGCCGGTAACTACGACCGTACCACCTTTTATCGTTCATTTAAAACATTGGTGGAGCATCACATCATTCATAAAATCGTTGTCGATAATCAGGTAGTTAAATATGCACTTGATAAACAGGAAACACATAAGTCATCACATGCGCATTTTTACTGCAATACGTGTAATACTGTAAAGTGTTTAGACAATATACCTGTGCAACACTATACCCTTCCTGTTGGTTACGCAGGGGAAGAAACCGAAGTTTTAATAAAAGGAACCTGTTCCGTTTGCAAAGAACAGGCCTAG
- a CDS encoding TonB-dependent receptor — protein MRKFVMLSLCMLFLYGHLFGQSGYVLNGLVVDENNNPLPGASVVLLPIEKGTVTDANGQFVIDKLRGGSYTLNITFIGFKKRVDTVFVNKNSSYTAQLEAANLSLQEVVISDNYSENRKKEESLNIEVVNDDYLKQNLGGSLMSSLERLPGVTTIDIGSGQSKPVIRGLGFNRVVVVENNIKHEAQQWGSDHGLEIDQYAVDNVEVIKGPASLMYGSDAIGGVIDMNNRTLPLPNSFGGNVDLTGKTNNGLLGTSVSVYGRKDWFFANLRATYIDYGDYKVPTDSVDIYSYRAALHNNYLRNTAGNEKNLHLTLGIIQNGFQSKLFVSTVNSKSGFFANAHGLEPRNVDTDLHDKSSRDINYPYQNVSHFKVVNTTHYKWNASKLEMDLGFQRNFRQEWSAYVSHGYMPPVFPDTLTFDPDLEREFEKFVYTGNLRFSHQVDEKNQLVTGINSEFQDNRIDGRGFIIPAYEQFRVGGFFVAKHKFSERSRLLMGVRYDYGTIETKEYYDWFPSPVDEDENTGLEYLRRAGNIDRTFSSLSWSVGYNYDLKHWSLKANVGKSFRMPIAKELAANGVNYHRFSYEVGNPDLSPEISYQLDLGMEYHSERFAVGTTPFLNYFDNYIFLNPSSDFDRLYGNGNQVFYYTESKVLRYGAEVHVHYELLPYLQLGAMAEYVYSEQFSGEKKGYTLPFSPPASAIINLKYQKKKVAFAENAYASFDYRITAPQNHIVPPEVTTDGYQVVNLGVGGEIEIINQKVNISMQVQNLLNTKYFKHTSFYRLINVPEPGRNIVLNVSVPFSGKL, from the coding sequence ATGAGAAAATTTGTCATGCTCTCTTTGTGCATGCTCTTTTTGTATGGCCATTTGTTTGGTCAATCCGGTTATGTGCTTAACGGCCTGGTTGTTGATGAAAACAACAATCCTTTACCGGGTGCATCAGTAGTATTGTTACCAATTGAAAAAGGAACGGTTACCGATGCCAACGGGCAATTTGTTATTGATAAGTTGCGTGGTGGAAGCTATACGCTTAATATCACGTTTATTGGTTTTAAAAAACGTGTTGATACCGTTTTTGTTAACAAGAACAGTTCTTACACAGCTCAGTTGGAAGCTGCCAACTTGAGTTTGCAGGAAGTGGTGATAAGCGATAATTATAGCGAAAACCGAAAAAAGGAAGAATCGTTAAATATCGAAGTTGTTAATGATGATTATCTGAAACAAAACCTTGGTGGCAGCTTGATGAGTTCGCTGGAAAGATTGCCCGGCGTTACTACGATCGATATTGGCTCCGGTCAGTCAAAACCGGTAATTCGTGGCCTTGGGTTTAACCGCGTGGTGGTGGTTGAAAACAATATAAAACACGAAGCACAGCAATGGGGAAGCGACCATGGTTTAGAAATAGACCAGTATGCGGTTGATAATGTGGAAGTGATTAAAGGTCCGGCGTCGTTAATGTACGGTTCCGATGCTATTGGTGGTGTAATCGACATGAACAACAGAACCTTGCCGCTGCCGAATTCGTTTGGTGGAAACGTTGACCTCACCGGAAAAACAAATAACGGTTTATTGGGAACTTCCGTTTCGGTGTATGGGCGGAAAGACTGGTTTTTTGCCAACCTTCGTGCCACTTATATCGATTATGGAGACTACAAAGTGCCGACCGATAGTGTGGATATTTATTCGTACCGTGCAGCTTTGCATAACAATTACCTGCGAAATACGGCAGGCAACGAAAAAAACCTGCACCTTACACTTGGCATTATCCAAAACGGGTTTCAGAGTAAGCTGTTTGTGAGCACGGTAAACAGCAAAAGTGGCTTTTTTGCTAATGCGCACGGTTTAGAACCTCGAAACGTGGATACTGATTTGCACGATAAATCAAGCCGTGATATCAATTATCCGTACCAGAATGTGAGCCATTTTAAAGTGGTGAATACTACTCATTACAAATGGAACGCTTCGAAGCTTGAAATGGATTTAGGTTTCCAACGTAATTTTCGGCAAGAATGGAGTGCATATGTAAGCCATGGTTATATGCCGCCGGTTTTTCCTGATACCTTAACGTTTGATCCGGATTTAGAGCGCGAGTTTGAGAAATTTGTGTATACCGGAAATCTACGGTTTTCGCATCAGGTTGATGAGAAAAACCAATTGGTAACAGGAATTAACAGCGAGTTTCAGGATAACCGGATTGATGGTCGCGGGTTTATTATTCCGGCCTATGAACAGTTTCGTGTGGGAGGATTTTTTGTTGCAAAACACAAGTTCTCGGAACGAAGTCGTTTACTAATGGGAGTACGTTACGATTATGGAACTATTGAGACAAAGGAGTATTACGACTGGTTTCCTTCTCCTGTAGATGAAGACGAAAATACAGGTTTGGAGTATCTCAGGCGTGCCGGAAATATCGACCGTACTTTTTCCAGTTTATCATGGTCGGTAGGTTATAATTACGACTTGAAGCACTGGTCGTTAAAAGCCAATGTTGGCAAAAGTTTTCGGATGCCTATCGCAAAAGAGCTGGCGGCAAACGGTGTAAATTATCATCGCTTTAGTTACGAAGTTGGTAACCCTGATCTTTCACCTGAAATTTCGTACCAGCTTGATCTGGGAATGGAATACCATTCAGAACGATTTGCTGTGGGGACAACGCCTTTTCTGAATTACTTTGATAATTACATTTTCCTGAATCCGAGTTCCGATTTCGACCGATTGTACGGAAACGGTAACCAGGTATTTTATTATACCGAAAGCAAGGTGCTGCGCTACGGAGCCGAGGTGCATGTTCATTACGAATTGCTGCCTTATTTACAGCTGGGAGCCATGGCCGAATATGTGTATTCAGAACAATTCTCGGGAGAGAAAAAGGGATATACTTTGCCATTTTCGCCACCGGCTTCGGCTATTATCAATCTAAAATATCAGAAGAAAAAGGTTGCATTTGCAGAAAATGCTTATGCTTCATTTGATTACAGAATTACTGCGCCTCAAAACCACATTGTTCCACCGGAAGTAACTACCGACGGTTACCAGGTGGTAAATTTAGGAGTGGGAGGCGAGATCGAAATTATAAACCAAAAAGTTAACATCTCAATGCAGGTACAAAATCTGCTTAACACCAAATATTTTAAACACACCAGCTTTTACAGGCTGATTAATGTACCTGAGCCGGGGCGGAATATTGTATTGAATGTTTCAGTGCCCTTCTCAGGCAAATTATAA
- a CDS encoding DUF4625 domain-containing protein, which produces MKKRNLLVAITLGVAVFFTACDDDDTTIAKPEVTIMELGEGDSHGNDHTGVAGSDLHVEVEIVAEGKIDVVQIEIHPEGEHKSAFENEWEVDTTYTKFSGLKNTTFHEHIDIAEWAEPGEYHFHFIVTDMEGNQSSAESELEIVEE; this is translated from the coding sequence ATGAAAAAGAGAAATTTATTGGTTGCGATAACTTTAGGAGTAGCTGTTTTTTTTACAGCATGTGACGACGATGACACAACAATTGCCAAACCGGAAGTAACGATAATGGAATTGGGTGAAGGCGACAGCCATGGTAACGACCACACCGGAGTAGCTGGCAGCGATTTACATGTAGAAGTGGAAATTGTTGCTGAGGGAAAGATTGATGTAGTGCAGATTGAAATTCATCCGGAAGGGGAACATAAATCGGCTTTTGAGAACGAGTGGGAAGTGGATACGACTTATACAAAATTTTCGGGTTTAAAAAATACCACTTTTCATGAGCATATCGACATTGCCGAGTGGGCTGAGCCGGGCGAGTATCATTTTCATTTTATTGTTACCGATATGGAAGGAAACCAGTCGAGTGCCGAATCGGAATTGGAGATTGTTGAAGAATAG
- a CDS encoding DUF4625 domain-containing protein produces the protein MSKKNILSILSILLLFVVACSDESEVDTEKPVIDISFSGAFPVNCDTLYFGEPFVMKMKFSDNVELGAYSINIHNNFDHHSHSTEVTACNPDPDKDPVNPYVSIDDYSIPEGSMEYETNLTVSIPEDDGTAWYDDGDYHFFISLTDKEGWSAQKGLSIKILHR, from the coding sequence ATGAGCAAAAAAAATATACTATCAATATTAAGCATTTTATTGTTATTTGTGGTTGCCTGCAGCGACGAGAGCGAAGTTGATACCGAGAAACCGGTAATCGATATTAGTTTCTCCGGTGCTTTTCCTGTGAATTGCGATACCCTCTATTTTGGTGAACCGTTTGTAATGAAAATGAAATTTTCTGACAACGTTGAACTGGGAGCTTACAGCATTAATATTCACAACAACTTCGATCATCATTCACACAGCACGGAAGTTACAGCTTGTAATCCCGATCCGGATAAAGATCCTGTAAATCCGTATGTAAGCATCGACGATTATTCCATTCCCGAAGGTTCTATGGAGTACGAAACAAACCTTACGGTTTCTATTCCTGAAGATGATGGGACAGCATGGTATGATGATGGCGATTATCATTTTTTTATCAGCCTTACCGATAAAGAAGGATGGTCGGCGCAAAAAGGACTAAGTATTAAAATTCTCCATCGCTAA
- a CDS encoding pirin family protein, which translates to MSNNSILQVEPLGSPWKAQDPFLFCAYHHDKYPKGNEKMGPDADQLKGRNIGQDFAGKDGFSMYHGSVVPGFPFHPHRGFETVTVVKKGVVDHCDSFGGAGRYKDGDAQWLTAGKGVQHSEMFPLLNADKDNPLELFQIWLNLPQKSKLVEPHYKMLWKETIPVIQSKDENGKVTEINLIAGTLNGTKALDPNPDSWAAAPENEVAIYTIKMEAGATWTLPNASEEVNRNIYFYDGDSITIDGQRITVNNRIALNPAIKTTIKNGSKDGFLLLLQGKPIKEPVAQYGPFVMNTQQEIRETIHEYQQTQFGGWPWSMKEQVFERSKGRFAHYADGTEEVK; encoded by the coding sequence ATGAGTAATAATTCAATACTTCAGGTAGAACCATTAGGATCTCCGTGGAAAGCACAGGATCCATTTCTGTTTTGTGCCTATCACCACGATAAATACCCTAAGGGAAATGAAAAAATGGGGCCCGACGCCGATCAGTTAAAAGGCCGGAATATTGGTCAGGATTTCGCGGGAAAAGACGGATTCAGCATGTATCATGGCAGCGTGGTGCCGGGCTTTCCTTTCCATCCGCACCGCGGTTTTGAGACGGTAACAGTTGTTAAGAAAGGTGTAGTTGACCATTGTGATTCCTTTGGCGGTGCCGGACGCTATAAAGATGGCGATGCACAATGGCTAACAGCCGGTAAAGGTGTTCAACATTCAGAGATGTTTCCGCTTCTTAATGCCGACAAAGACAATCCGCTTGAACTTTTTCAAATATGGCTCAACCTGCCCCAAAAAAGTAAGTTGGTTGAACCGCATTATAAAATGCTTTGGAAAGAAACGATTCCTGTTATTCAATCAAAAGATGAAAATGGGAAAGTAACAGAAATCAATCTGATTGCCGGGACGTTAAACGGGACCAAAGCTCTTGATCCGAATCCGGATTCGTGGGCTGCTGCTCCAGAAAATGAAGTTGCCATTTATACGATAAAAATGGAGGCCGGGGCAACCTGGACACTTCCGAATGCATCAGAAGAGGTGAATAGAAACATCTATTTTTACGATGGAGATTCGATTACAATTGACGGCCAAAGAATAACTGTGAATAACAGAATAGCATTAAACCCGGCAATAAAAACGACCATTAAAAATGGCAGTAAAGATGGATTTCTGCTTTTGCTGCAAGGAAAACCAATCAAGGAACCGGTGGCGCAATATGGCCCGTTTGTGATGAATACCCAACAGGAAATCAGGGAAACAATACATGAATATCAACAGACGCAATTTGGCGGATGGCCCTGGTCCATGAAAGAACAGGTATTTGAACGATCGAAAGGCCGGTTTGCCCATTATGCCGACGGAACAGAAGAAGTAAAATAA
- a CDS encoding glycoside hydrolase family 140 protein, translated as MKHILLFFVSFWIVETSSGQNLPLLKISSDSNYIVTENNEPFFWLGGTAWELIHRLDKEEIDRYLTDRANKGFTIIQTVILAELDGLNTPNAYGNKPLLDNDPTKLNERYFEHVDYVIEKANELGLYIALLPSWGDKFYKKWGVGPEIFTPENAKVYGEILAKRYLKNSNLIWILGGDRALENENHFEIIRAMAMGIRQVDRKHLISFHPVGAKKATDFINDDWLDFDMYQSGHSRTAKEYAYVIESKKSSIRRPIINGEARYENIADRFWEEKSYGWLDDADVRVSAYWSIIAGAAGYTYGCNDIWQMYDASRVPTINARTDWQAALELPGSSQLGYMRQLFEKLPWQKMMLNQHLILNNNPENESYILSAIDLDKQVVIAYTPTGTPIKIDLSKIDSKRINAFWFNPRSGKTKHVGDFATQTPQEFKPWASGWGSDFLLVLIAENYKLDFNDLNN; from the coding sequence ATGAAACATATACTATTATTTTTTGTCAGCTTCTGGATAGTTGAGACAAGTTCTGGACAGAACCTGCCATTGCTAAAAATTAGTAGCGATAGCAATTATATTGTAACAGAAAACAATGAACCTTTTTTTTGGTTAGGGGGTACCGCATGGGAACTTATACACCGATTGGACAAAGAAGAAATTGACAGGTATCTGACGGATAGAGCAAATAAAGGATTTACTATAATACAAACTGTTATTCTTGCAGAACTGGATGGTTTGAATACACCAAACGCTTATGGTAACAAACCTCTATTGGATAATGACCCAACAAAGCTAAATGAGCGATATTTTGAACATGTTGATTATGTAATAGAAAAAGCAAATGAACTTGGACTATATATAGCCTTGCTTCCATCATGGGGTGATAAGTTCTATAAAAAATGGGGAGTCGGACCAGAAATCTTTACTCCTGAAAATGCAAAAGTTTATGGTGAGATTTTAGCAAAAAGATATCTCAAAAATTCAAACTTGATCTGGATTCTTGGAGGAGACAGAGCTCTGGAAAATGAAAATCATTTTGAAATAATTAGAGCAATGGCAATGGGTATTCGTCAAGTTGACAGAAAACATCTAATAAGTTTTCACCCTGTAGGTGCAAAAAAAGCTACTGATTTCATTAATGATGATTGGCTTGATTTTGATATGTATCAAAGTGGACATAGCAGAACTGCAAAAGAGTATGCATATGTTATAGAGAGTAAAAAATCGTCAATTAGGCGACCAATAATTAATGGAGAAGCAAGATATGAAAACATAGCTGATAGATTTTGGGAAGAAAAATCATATGGTTGGCTTGACGATGCTGACGTTAGAGTTTCTGCTTATTGGAGCATAATTGCTGGAGCAGCCGGATACACATATGGCTGTAACGATATTTGGCAAATGTATGATGCCAGCAGAGTGCCGACAATAAATGCACGGACTGATTGGCAAGCTGCACTAGAGCTGCCAGGTTCATCTCAGTTGGGGTATATGAGACAATTGTTTGAAAAACTACCCTGGCAAAAAATGATGCTTAATCAGCATTTAATACTAAATAATAACCCCGAGAATGAATCATATATTTTAAGCGCAATTGATTTAGATAAGCAAGTTGTTATTGCATACACGCCAACAGGCACCCCTATTAAAATTGATTTATCAAAAATTGATTCAAAGAGAATAAATGCATTTTGGTTTAATCCGCGAAGTGGTAAAACAAAACATGTAGGAGACTTTGCAACACAAACACCTCAAGAGTTTAAACCGTGGGCTAGTGGTTGGGGAAGTGATTTTCTTTTGGTATTGATTGCGGAGAATTATAAGTTAGATTTTAACGATTTAAATAACTAA
- a CDS encoding PIG-L family deacetylase: MRTTILVLFGFFWAFTTQAQNSKINVVVIGAHPDDADVDVGGTAYQYAQMGHNVLFVSLTNGDAGHFSKGGGALAKIRMKEAEEAGKRIGVTYKVLDNHDAELMPTLKLRHDIIRIIRNWNADVVITHRPYDYHPDHRNAAIAVQDAAFLVTVPNVAPDVPALRVNPVFLYSHDNFQKPNPFQPDIAVDISAVYDKKVYGMAAHESQFFEWLPWLNGQLDGMPDNEQERLEWLGKMRLITITPAMRKSLEKWYSAETAEQATAVEAFEICEFGRHPSDEEIRTLFPMLGK, encoded by the coding sequence ATGAGAACTACGATCTTAGTCCTTTTTGGCTTTTTTTGGGCTTTCACCACGCAGGCACAGAATTCAAAAATAAATGTTGTTGTAATTGGCGCTCACCCCGACGATGCCGACGTTGATGTTGGTGGCACAGCATACCAGTATGCACAAATGGGGCACAACGTATTGTTTGTTTCGCTGACAAACGGCGATGCCGGACATTTTAGCAAAGGCGGAGGAGCACTGGCAAAAATACGGATGAAAGAAGCGGAAGAAGCCGGTAAACGAATCGGAGTAACATATAAAGTGCTCGATAACCACGATGCAGAACTGATGCCAACACTTAAATTGCGGCACGATATCATCCGTATCATCCGAAACTGGAATGCCGATGTGGTGATCACGCACCGTCCGTACGATTACCACCCCGATCACCGGAATGCGGCCATCGCTGTTCAGGATGCAGCTTTCCTGGTAACTGTGCCCAATGTGGCTCCCGATGTTCCGGCGCTGCGAGTGAACCCGGTCTTTTTATATTCGCACGACAATTTTCAGAAACCCAATCCTTTTCAGCCCGATATTGCTGTTGATATTTCGGCCGTTTACGATAAAAAAGTATATGGTATGGCAGCCCACGAATCACAGTTTTTTGAGTGGCTACCCTGGCTCAACGGACAGCTGGATGGAATGCCCGATAACGAGCAGGAGCGACTGGAATGGCTCGGGAAAATGCGTTTAATCACCATCACTCCTGCCATGCGCAAATCGCTGGAGAAATGGTATAGCGCCGAAACAGCGGAACAGGCAACTGCAGTGGAAGCCTTTGAAATTTGCGAATTCGGACGCCATCCTTCTGATGAAGAAATACGAACTTTGTTTCCGATGCTGGGGAAATAA
- a CDS encoding cellulase family glycosylhydrolase: MQRRNFIKTTGLVTAGVGMAGPLSASQSQITNALPHWRGFNLLDYFSPTKGSNSSGSTEEDFKWMADWGFNFVRIPMAYPRYVKFDASKSITPDDVLNFDEKEVDNIQQVVDTANKYGLHVSLNLHRAPGFCVNAGFNEPYNLWQDNEAQEAFYTHWGMWAKRFASYSDKQISFDLVNEPCTREDMNDQFSQRGPIPGELYRKVAKTALETIRSHNPKHLVVADGNNVGADVIPEIFDLEIGQSCRGYYPHYVSHYRAPWVWENPDDAPTPIWPGEIDGNKFSRETIEEFYKPWIDAVKSGVGVHCGECGCWRETPHDVFLSWFGDVLSVLAENQIGFALWNFRGDFGLLDSGRKDIEYEDCYGHKLDRKLLELLQKY, encoded by the coding sequence ATGCAACGACGAAATTTTATCAAAACTACCGGGCTGGTAACAGCCGGAGTTGGAATGGCCGGACCATTATCCGCATCACAATCACAAATTACAAATGCTTTACCGCACTGGCGGGGATTTAACCTGCTGGATTATTTCTCGCCCACCAAAGGAAGTAACTCCAGCGGATCAACCGAAGAAGATTTTAAATGGATGGCCGACTGGGGGTTTAACTTTGTACGTATCCCGATGGCATATCCGCGTTACGTCAAATTTGATGCATCAAAAAGTATTACACCTGATGATGTTTTAAATTTCGATGAGAAAGAGGTGGACAACATTCAACAGGTGGTTGATACGGCCAATAAGTACGGATTGCATGTAAGTCTGAACCTGCATCGAGCTCCGGGATTTTGTGTGAACGCCGGTTTTAACGAACCTTACAATCTTTGGCAGGACAATGAGGCCCAGGAAGCTTTTTACACGCACTGGGGAATGTGGGCAAAACGTTTTGCTTCGTATTCCGATAAGCAGATCAGTTTTGATTTGGTGAACGAACCTTGTACGCGCGAGGATATGAATGACCAGTTTTCGCAGCGCGGACCGATTCCCGGAGAGTTGTACCGCAAAGTGGCGAAAACAGCACTGGAAACTATTCGAAGCCATAACCCAAAACATTTGGTGGTAGCCGACGGAAACAATGTTGGGGCTGATGTGATTCCTGAAATTTTTGATCTGGAAATCGGGCAGAGTTGCCGGGGCTATTATCCGCATTACGTTTCGCATTACCGCGCTCCGTGGGTGTGGGAGAACCCGGATGATGCACCCACGCCGATTTGGCCGGGAGAGATTGATGGAAACAAATTCAGTCGCGAAACCATTGAGGAGTTTTACAAGCCGTGGATCGATGCCGTGAAAAGCGGGGTAGGTGTACATTGTGGTGAGTGCGGATGTTGGCGGGAAACACCACATGATGTTTTTCTGAGTTGGTTCGGAGATGTACTCAGCGTGTTGGCAGAAAACCAGATCGGGTTTGCCTTATGGAATTTCAGGGGTGATTTTGGGCTGCTTGATTCCGGACGTAAAGACATTGAATACGAAGACTGTTACGGCCATAAACTCGATAGAAAATTGCTGGAGTTACTGCAGAAGTATTAG